One Maribacter cobaltidurans genomic window carries:
- the polA gene encoding DNA polymerase I, with product MSEQKRLFLLDAYALIFRGYYALIKNPRINSKGMDTSAIMGFMNSLFDVIKREKPDHLAVCFDKGGSAERTELFPEYKANRDETPDAIRIAIPYIQDILKAMHIPSVVLEGWEADDIIGTLSKQAEKEGYKVFMVTPDKDFGQLVTENIFMYRPARMGNGIEIWGIPEVQKRFGVERPEQVIDYLGMMGDASDNIPGLPGVGDKTAKKFIEQFGTLEGLLENTDQLKGKMKEKIIENAELGLLSKKLATICTDCDVTFNAEDYELSVPDSEAVQKIFEELEFRRLKDQFIKIFSGETEETTQTQVTSTETAKKVSASAGSGQFSLFGGDGASPATIKDTSSRNTISDIPHSYQSVTPGIGMKLFLQNLMKQTSVCFDTETTSINPLEAELVGISFSWEATKGFYIPIPEGKENAQEILEELRPFFEAEDIEKIGQNLKYDIKVLDKYNIKVMGKFFDTMLAHYLINPDMRHNMDVLSETYLNYTPISITELIGKKGKNQLSMRDVPLEKQTEYAVEDADVTFQLAQHFRPELEEAKTDGLFNDIEIPLLKVLADMELEGINLDIDFLKSLSEALESDIASLEKKIYEAAGEEFNIGSPKQLGEILFDKMNLVDKPKKTKTGQYSTAEDVLSYLAKDHEIIQNVLDYRGLTKLKSTYVDALPGQVEPTTGRVHTDYMQTVAATGRLSSNNPNLQNIPIRTERGRQVRKAFIPRNDDYTLLAADYSQIELRIIAALSEEDTMIEAFKNGEDIHASTASKVFNVPIEEVTREQRSNAKTVNFGIIYGVSAFGLSNQTDLSRSESKELIDTYYKTYPKLRNYISEQIDFARENGYVQTVLGRRRYLKDINGSNAVVRGAAERNAVNAPIQGSAADIIKIAMINIHKKLQKGDYESKMLLQVHDELVFDIYKPELEELKTLIKSEMENAYKLSVPLDVELGEGNNWLVAH from the coding sequence ATGTCCGAACAAAAAAGACTATTTCTTCTAGACGCCTACGCATTGATTTTTCGTGGCTATTATGCCTTGATAAAAAACCCGAGAATAAATTCCAAGGGGATGGATACCTCGGCTATCATGGGGTTCATGAATTCTTTGTTCGATGTAATAAAGCGCGAAAAGCCCGATCATCTGGCAGTTTGTTTTGATAAAGGCGGAAGTGCTGAAAGAACAGAGCTTTTCCCAGAATATAAGGCTAATAGGGATGAAACCCCCGATGCCATCAGAATTGCGATACCCTACATACAGGATATTTTGAAAGCCATGCACATTCCATCCGTTGTTCTTGAAGGTTGGGAGGCAGATGATATTATCGGCACCCTGTCAAAGCAGGCGGAAAAAGAAGGTTATAAAGTCTTTATGGTGACTCCGGACAAGGATTTTGGGCAATTGGTGACCGAAAACATCTTTATGTACCGTCCTGCCCGAATGGGTAACGGTATTGAAATTTGGGGTATCCCAGAAGTTCAAAAGCGTTTTGGGGTTGAGCGTCCGGAACAGGTAATCGATTATTTGGGCATGATGGGGGACGCCAGTGATAATATACCAGGGCTTCCCGGCGTAGGGGACAAAACCGCCAAAAAATTTATCGAACAGTTTGGTACTTTGGAGGGTCTTTTGGAAAATACGGACCAGTTGAAAGGCAAAATGAAAGAGAAAATCATCGAAAATGCGGAGCTAGGGTTACTATCCAAGAAATTGGCGACCATTTGTACCGATTGTGACGTTACCTTTAATGCGGAAGACTATGAACTTTCCGTTCCCGATAGTGAGGCCGTACAAAAGATTTTTGAGGAACTGGAATTTAGAAGACTCAAAGACCAGTTCATTAAAATATTTTCGGGAGAAACAGAAGAAACCACCCAAACTCAGGTAACCAGTACCGAGACTGCAAAAAAAGTGTCCGCCTCGGCCGGTAGTGGTCAGTTTTCCTTGTTCGGTGGTGACGGTGCTTCGCCAGCGACCATCAAGGATACCTCCAGTAGAAATACGATTTCGGACATCCCACATTCCTACCAAAGCGTGACTCCTGGAATAGGCATGAAGTTATTTCTTCAAAACCTGATGAAGCAAACATCGGTTTGTTTTGATACCGAAACCACATCCATTAATCCGTTGGAAGCGGAACTCGTGGGTATTTCATTCTCGTGGGAAGCCACTAAAGGGTTTTATATTCCCATTCCGGAAGGAAAGGAGAACGCACAAGAAATTTTGGAGGAACTAAGACCCTTCTTTGAAGCCGAAGACATAGAGAAAATTGGACAGAACCTAAAGTATGATATTAAAGTACTTGACAAATACAATATCAAGGTCATGGGAAAATTCTTTGATACCATGTTGGCACACTACCTCATCAATCCGGATATGAGGCATAATATGGATGTTTTGTCCGAAACCTATCTGAACTACACGCCAATCTCCATAACGGAACTCATAGGAAAAAAAGGAAAAAACCAATTATCCATGCGTGATGTCCCCTTGGAAAAACAAACGGAATATGCGGTTGAGGATGCCGATGTAACCTTTCAACTGGCCCAACATTTTAGACCGGAACTGGAAGAAGCCAAAACCGACGGGCTGTTCAATGACATCGAAATCCCTTTATTAAAAGTTTTGGCAGACATGGAACTGGAAGGCATCAATTTGGATATTGACTTCCTTAAATCCCTATCCGAAGCCTTGGAAAGTGACATTGCCTCTTTGGAAAAGAAGATTTATGAGGCCGCAGGCGAGGAATTCAATATTGGCTCTCCAAAACAGTTGGGAGAAATATTGTTCGACAAAATGAACTTGGTGGACAAGCCTAAGAAAACCAAAACAGGGCAATACTCTACGGCGGAAGACGTATTGTCCTACTTGGCCAAGGACCATGAAATCATTCAAAATGTTTTAGATTACCGTGGGCTTACCAAACTAAAAAGTACCTATGTGGACGCGCTTCCCGGTCAGGTAGAACCTACTACAGGGAGGGTTCATACGGATTATATGCAAACCGTAGCGGCAACAGGCAGGCTAAGCAGTAATAATCCCAACCTCCAAAATATTCCAATACGAACAGAACGCGGAAGGCAGGTGAGAAAAGCCTTTATACCAAGAAATGATGATTATACCTTATTGGCGGCGGATTATTCCCAAATAGAATTGCGCATCATTGCCGCCTTAAGTGAGGAGGACACTATGATTGAGGCGTTCAAAAATGGGGAAGACATTCACGCTTCCACCGCTTCCAAGGTATTCAATGTACCCATAGAAGAGGTTACCAGAGAACAGAGAAGCAATGCCAAGACCGTAAATTTTGGAATCATTTATGGAGTTTCGGCCTTTGGCCTAAGTAATCAGACCGACTTGTCACGATCAGAATCCAAGGAGCTTATTGACACCTACTACAAAACCTATCCCAAGCTTAGGAACTATATAAGTGAGCAGATAGATTTTGCCCGTGAAAATGGGTATGTACAAACAGTCTTGGGTAGACGAAGATATTTAAAGGACATCAACGGCAGCAATGCCGTAGTCCGTGGAGCAGCAGAACGAAATGCGGTGAATGCCCCCATACAAGGAAGCGCCGCGGATATTATTAAAATCGCCATGATAAATATCCATAAAAAACTTCAAAAAGGTGATTACGAATCAAAAATGCTTTTACAGGTACACGATGAATTGGTTTTTGACATCTATAAACCTGAACTGGAAGAACTAAAAACATTGATAAAATCCGAAATGGAAAACGCCTATAAACTATCTGTTCCTTTGGATGTGGAGCTGGGCGAAGGTAACAACTGGCTTGTTGCCCATTAA